The window acccaccagagcacaggtctgtgctgactttacagcagcagggaagtctaaaagacaatcaatatttttgcacccataaaataagaggacactgaaggaatatctgtggagtcacactgggggtttgtttggggtttttgctgctcttgtttttagtttgggttttttttttggttgttttgtttgtttgggcccattttggttttggttgagtgcctttttttcccccagtcatctttcctatgagaacagcagcttgagcctccctctaaggctgaagaaagatttaaatgtacttcctgggaaaaagaaaaccacacaaaaaacccaccacccaaactttgagcccagcaggaactgtttcaagcagctacaagcaactgcagaaacaaataagaacgtgttaggctgtacctactaatcaccacaggagacactaatatgaaaagtgcttctatctgcattttagttcctgacacctacctgaacagattaaattactaaagcgttcacacagcaaaatggaagcactgcaaatagaacccagccaaatacctgaaccatcagcctctctccagctctgtgttgcttgcaggcacttagtttgtgctgtatttgtatttttatgcaagactgaacactgatggaaagggaatcagcattttctcaggctgcaagattggctaacaacctcctttcccatttcaaggggcagcacacttgcttcaaaactgcactgcctgtgccctaaacccagtccacacaaaggctgcaaatctcacacaagctaccagttatcattcagttttggagcattttgggaagctcagcctttcagcggagcagaaacttcagaaaggtgcagagcagatacttacagtgttgtaatgatcgacataaaccgcatttcccaagccaaacacagcgtatctcaggcctttcagatacgttttcccaaagcgaaagtcacgcgctgcctcttctaaccccttgcagaaccacgctgcactctcggttggctgcccgtcagtgtacgtagctaccaagaacacacaaacgttcctgccggttgtctaataatatcaagagaatagaagagatcggtgcatttctcagaacgcttcccattagtaagacaactggaacacatggggagttggaagaagttaaaagatgaggttttttctaagtgggattttggtgtgggatgctgcaggtgataaccccaacagtggcgaacggccatcccccctgcagagacgccttaaattagccaggagagatcaaactgtctgtctgctgcttcacagaggtggtacaagagaacagaacatctcccttccccaccccaatcaacagcttcttgagcagactcttgcagcaatcaagtttctcactgattcaaaaaaacaactatcaatattcacagaagaaaaatgcctcaaggattactccatctaaatatgaccagcaaggagtttttagcttatgagcctgtgaaggctgcaaattgtcaccatctgcttgttctggctttgaacccttccctggggatacagagacagaacagagggacctggtgcaaccgctctcactgaactcacacctgagttacagaaccagctcataccaagtcactgtcaccatcaaaatactctaggcaatcctctcctaggaatattcaaaatttaggtgttttctgctgagggttgatgggctacacttatacagaagggaagcgacttttaacacacagcattgggaatttccagaataataggagagaaatacaaggggaaaagagccttcgcaacacaaggaaaagcttttctttattagtcatatttataaggtacttacctcctctggatcataatctcccatgctgatgacttccacaggcaaacaaagtgaaataacggcttcagccagacctctggcaaacctccaaaaaaaaaaaaaaaataggaatttatcaattgcttcaacccaagcatggtagcgaccaaacaacccccacacgcccagtcacaagacacctcccacaacagaaagaacaaagacatccgagaactggacactggacctagaattcctcatgttaagaaaaaaaaaaatcaagtatattggctgcaagaagagagtgacatgaattttaatgactaatgatttcacatttacacacaccatttttttcaaaagcacctaaaccagtacttgtctctgagaagacccgctcgcaactacgggtacggcaagagtaaactttaaacttcatcatcaatgtctctactgcatgcgccatttaaagcaagtagaaaaaaatgttatttttacataattttacgttatctttcatgttgggcaatgacttctcatgagctaatgaactttctgatgtttacactgtgcaatacttctaaggcaagcaacagacttgagtctcaatatttcaaattacttcatgtaggtggggaaaaaaaaaagtaactgatacctttgctgtgccagtctgagacccatagaaaatctttactttgcctccagggtggctgatccatttacgagtttgtcttctattccttcagaagaagctggattcccattggatttttcaccctaagaaacaagcaccacttctcattcaatcccttttcaaagtgatgttaaccccattctcccaaaaccacttaaaacacctatcctgtgaacagactctcagcactaattaaatgaggctatcaaagcattttagcttctcacacccagagaaagacacaaccacgtctctgaactaggccacgctccaataaactcaggtcacacgcagccggatccagctgaacgcaggaacctcccaactcgcgcagcagaactttgctcacctgcgcaaggagcttttaccatcctgaacagcctaatcccactcccgtcctaaaaccagcccaacctcatcagtaacatcaatggaaagaggaacccgagaactccagcacaagtagagtgattgatttgcagtgacagagcaacccaggctgacacgatctctcagtaacgacgggagaagcgttcagcagagagctgctccaacatcagagcaacgagggcaccgagtcacccacaaacatgagaccgtccaggctgcggattataaccctcaggtgcactgaactgtaaggaacgttcaaggaagaaacgttgttttcacaaaactggggagctggcacctgacccccgcgagggaagggaccgagacacatcagactgtgaatcctgaatgtaaaacaaaatctcttcaaactaatcccagaatgcaaactgacacctgtatttacaagttaatctagagggaaggacggccaaagagccaggaacccatttttaaatagatcaataagggaaagggtgttgttcggattagatgaatgaaatacgtaaactgaggcaggtgtcgggtgctctgtaaaccctgaagaaccgaccagtgggcaacaggggagggaaattgcacccagggtttggggggatataaacgggggctttttgccctattatgcgtgcctgcctttagggagaacacccggtcttgcaaaatcattaacaaaatgtgctttgctgagagatcctgcctgggcctgttctattggcaaggtgatcgtttcctacacgaccacacctgggctccgcagtgacccacgggggggcccacagtggggcagcacgtgtcactgcaccagtggggaccgtcacccggcagccactcgcctccacacgcagatttcggggccttcttggacaaaagcacttccatcttcccttgccttctttctggttttggtggtgaggaactgaacgatgatccaaatgctgatcccaatgatacagggaattgaccttctcccctggagaagttgtagaaactgagggcaacagaaagtagaaatttggaaaggttgttagatgaagcttggagagtattcagtaacagggacaaggaagattcttgaaaggataagtaagtatggaactgaagaggttggaaggctttgaaagcctttagagagaggtcagtatatatgttgggaaaatgaacgttggggaaggtacagaggaagtaggcagagagagaaacagacagtagcaagttttgaaaaagactgatgggaacctggaatgaacagaaacaagtggaatttttggtggattgacaacaagtaacaattacatagtaggtaaagggagtcactggccaaagtgaacgggcatatttttgtgaacctttgaaatacaaattgggtaaacaagtaggtattgataaatttctatatatgtccaattccttccaacctttttgggagaaggaatttggccagtaatagagaaattaatacaagtcaggttataaacagaataataaaggacctctacccagtggtagcaaacacctttctgactgtattaactctaatttgatttggcttactgttttagatttgaaagatgcctttttgcctctctctccgtgaagccagccagacaatatttatgtaaaacccagctcacctggatggtgttgctacaaggatttaaaaacagcccaacagtactaggaaatcagctcgctaaagatcttgaatcttgggaagccccatctgatgaaggacagatgcaacaatatgtggatgatcgctaccaggacacagaagacatgcataacctgaactgtaagcttattgaactttgggggctccaaggataccaggtatcacagaagacagcccagatgatacagcaactcatgagtaactcatttgggctatgaaatcagcgtagggcagaggaccctgggccaggctcgaaaggaggccgtatgccaaacatcaaagcctcaaactgtaaaagaattacggacccttcttgggcatgacagagtggtgccggttgtgtatttataattatggattgtttgtcaagccactgtatgtgccagcagccacagatcaggaacacctgcaatggaataaaggagctacacgagcctttgaagaacttggtaaggctttgacagcgcctgctctaggactcccaggtgtgagtaaaccattttttctattctctcacgagaagcagggaatagccttgggtacactggcacaggatcttggcccgtaccgacgagcagcggcctatttctccagacaatcagatgcaactgcaaaagggtggccgggatgcccgcgggcagttgctgcagcggtactgaacatacaggaggcccggaaatttaccatgggtcagaaaatggctgtgctggtatcccacacggtgcctacagttctaaaagaaaaagggggacgttggctttccccacaaagatttctcaaatatcaagctaaatcatcctcactaacactgtcaagccagcttctttcctcagtgacaacactggaaaaccagttcatcataattgcctggaaaccattgaaacaacataatccagccaagcagatctaaaggacataggattatggagaacactgagaactgccttacggacgaaagcagcaatatcctgaacggtgaaaggcacgctggttatgctataactactagccatgaagtgatggaatctgggcctctgtctgaaagtacttcagcacaaaaggcagaaataatcgcccttacctgtgctctggaactagccgaaggtaaaactgtgaacgtttatatggactctaagtatgctttcagggtcgtgcacggaacaatttggaaagaagaaggactcttgaactctcaaggcacacatatcaaacgtgcaggagaaatatcggcagctcaacttcctaagaaggtggcaatcatgcatatccaggcgcaccagaaagcgagctcggaattggaaaaaaggaaatgagctggtggacagggaggcaaaactggtgcctaagcaaaaggtaaaagtggaaagtgccctagtccccgacgggcaggttattttagaaggtaagccagaatatactaaggaagaccagaaacttagtatagatttagaggaatcatatcatgaggaagggtgggctcacgccccacaagagaaaacttattgttacctcctatttagtttgccctttagtagcagaaacattatacgaacatttgatcaaaaatagtaactacaaattggtacactactgtaagacaggtgacacagcaacgcgctctttgcctccagactaatcctaagaatatacctaagctagaaatgggtcaaattgggaaaggaaacggacctgggcaataatggtaaattgatttttcggaactcccaagaaaaggggggtgctgatattggttggtactaactgataccttttcaggttggccagaagcactccctaccagaacagcaaaagctcgggaggtaactaaaacatgagcacaagaaacaataccaaggcttggtgttccagctgatatatcctctgataaagggccacattttaaatcaaaaattgtacagcaaatcagtcagcacttgagaatagactggcaactacatacaccttatcattcttcctccagtggccaggtagaaagaaaaaaaaaaagatgaagtgagtcatctaattgaacaacaaattgtaaatctggggcaggaggcaaatttggcttggtctcaatcttcacctttgtccctcttgcatatgaacaaggacaagggcaaataagggttaaatccttttgaaatcctggatgggagaccctatagtgtacagaaggggatgtctgcacaagaaggggatgaaattatgactttttatatggttatattgcgtaaacaacttaacaaaattgggaagagtgtttggaacttggagtaggggtctggatgggccagtacataacatccaattgggcgattatgtgtctgtgaagtctcttgcagaaaaggactttggaatcacaacaggaagcccatttcaagtcctcctggcatccttcactgctaccaagattaaagaacggaatgcccgaatccatcattctagagtgaagaaagtctgcaaagcaccacgaagggtaacccaggcgcaacctggaaaatgccgtttcttacggtcataaccctagcacacggatgggacgaaaattgccatgagcaagatctgaataaaaccatgggggaacgctttaaattggtgctttggaatcaaaaccatcagagtgtatatattacattgcccacttccgcagaagaaagctttacatttgtagtaattaaccaaaacctttctgaaattctatcaaagaaattaggttatgtccaccctgacatgttttggtccttctggaccttctgggtaaccttttggtccctttggtccttctgggtgaccaacccaaacggcacttcctacctcagcaagaagaaacccgaaagagaagacaaatgctacagctgcagtgagcggggtcaccacgccaaagaacgcaagctcccgtcgca of the Patagioenas fasciata isolate bPatFas1 chromosome 19 unlocalized genomic scaffold, bPatFas1.hap1 SUPER_19_unloc_2, whole genome shotgun sequence genome contains:
- the LOC139826666 gene encoding S-adenosyl-L-methionine-dependent tRNA 4-demethylwyosine synthase TYW1-like isoform X1 translates to MGLRLAQQRFARGLAEAVISLCLPVEVISMGDYDPEETTGRNVCVFLVATYTDGQPTESAAWFCKGLEEAARDFRFGKTYLKGLRYAVFGLGNAVYVDHYNTLEDHKGAEEPVILPDWFLVTLAIFALLLAPFALNRV
- the LOC139826666 gene encoding S-adenosyl-L-methionine-dependent tRNA 4-demethylwyosine synthase TYW1-like isoform X3; translation: MGLRLAQQRFARGLAEAVISLCLPVEVISMGDYDPEETTGRNVCVFLVATYTDGQPTESAAWFCKGLEEAARDFRFGKTYLKGLRYAVFGLGNAVYVDHYNTRTWSMPFVRLNRDTGGSM
- the LOC139826666 gene encoding S-adenosyl-L-methionine-dependent tRNA 4-demethylwyosine synthase TYW1-like isoform X2, yielding MGLRLAQQRFARGLAEAVISLCLPVEVISMGDYDPEETTGRNVCVFLVATYTDGQPTESAAWFCKGLEEAARDFRFGKTYLKGLRYAVFGLGNAVYVDHYNTAFDTCRFCQCFRPLQLPQDL